The DNA segment TTGGATTTTGCTCCTTCTTTGCCCCCGGAAATCCGTCCAAAACCCTCCTAAACCCTCGCTAAATTGCCGTCCTGTAAGGAATTTTCCGCTTTTGCGCGCCTTGACGGTGGGGCTGGCGCATTTCTATAGTGTGCGGAAGTGGAGCGAAGTGGGTGGAAGTGGGATAAAGCGGCACGGAAAGCCAATCAAAGGGGAGCGCAGCCTTGTTTCGCGGAGCTAACGCCATCAGTCTCGACGCCAAGGGGCGACTCGCGATGCCAAGTCGGTATCGTGATGAGCTCGTTTCGCGTTGCGGTGGGCAGCTCATTGTGACAATCGACGCCGTCGACCCCTGTTTGACTGTCTACCCCCTGCCAGAATGGGAACTCATCGAAGCGAAGCTGCGTGAGCTGCCCTCCCTGCGCGAGGAAACTCGCCGCCTGCAACGTCTGCTGATCGGCAACGCCGTGGACCTCGAACTGGATAGCGCCGGTCGTTTTCTGGTTCCGCCGCGTCTGCGCGAACATGCCCGGCTGGATAAGCGGGCCATGCTGGTCGGCCAACTGAACAAATTTCAACTGTGGGATGAGGATGCCTGGAACGCGATTTCCGAGGCAGACCTCATGGCAATCAAACAACCTGGCGGTTTGCCGGATGAACTACGTGACCTGATCCTGTGAGCGCAACCAGCAGCTTCCGCCATATCACCGTACTGCTCGAAGAGGCTGTGGAGGGACTCGCCCTGCGCGCGGACGGCTGCTACCTGGACGGAACATTCGGGCGAGGCGGGCATAGCCGGCTCGTCCTGGAGCGGCTCGGGCCCGATGGCCGCTTGCTGGGGTTCGACAAAGACCCGCAAGCGATTGCGACGGGGCAAGCTCTGGCGGCCGATGACGGCCGCTTTGTCATTGTGCAACGCAGCTTTGCAGAGCTGGGCGAAGAAGTGCGCGCGCGCGGTCTGGAGGGCAAGGTGGACGGCGTGTTGCTCGACCTTGGCGTCTCGTCGCCTCAGCTGGACGACCCCGAGCGCGGCTTCAGTTTTCTCAATGACGGCCCGCTGGATATGCGCATGAACCCTGATCGTGGCCAGAGCGCCGCGCAGTGGATCGCCAGCGCCAGCGAGGAAGAAATCGCTAGGGTCTTCAAGGATTACGGCGAAGAGCGCTTCGCCAAGCGCATGGCGCGTGCCGTCGTGCAGCGCCGCACAGAAAAGCCCTTCGAGCGCACCGCCGATCTGGCTGCCGTGTTGACTGTTGCAAACCCGGCCTGGGAGAAGGGGAAGAATCCCGCGACCCGCGCTTTCCAGGGCATCCGCATCCACGTCAACAACGAGCTGGGGGACCTGGAGCAGGGGCTCGACGCTGCGCTTGATTCCCTGGCCGTTGGCGGCCGCCTGGTGGTGATCAGCTTCCACTCCCTGGAAGACCGCATCGTCAAGCAGTTCATGCGCAAGCACGCCAAGGGCGAGGCCGACAAGCTGCCGCGCGACCTTCCGGTGCGCCAGGCCGTCTTCGAGCCACGCCTGAAGTTGCTTGGCAAGCCACAGTACGCGTCGGACGCGGAGCTCAAGGCCAACCCGCGTTCGCGCAGTGCCGTCATGCGCGTGGCGGAGAAGGTGCGATGAGTCGCCTCTACGCCAAACCCCTTCCCGGCGGCAGCCTGCTGATGCTGTTGCTGTTCGCCGCTGTATTGTTGTCGGCCATCGCGGTGTCCTATAGCGCGCACTGGAACCGCAAGCTGCTCAATGAGCTCTACGCGGAACTCAGCGTACGCGACAAGGCTCAGGCCGAGTGGGGTCGCCTGGTGCTCGAGCAAAGCACCTGGACCGCTCACAACCGCATCGAGTCGCTGGCGAGCGA comes from the Pseudomonas sp. TCU-HL1 genome and includes:
- the mraZ gene encoding division/cell wall cluster transcriptional repressor MraZ, whose protein sequence is MFRGANAISLDAKGRLAMPSRYRDELVSRCGGQLIVTIDAVDPCLTVYPLPEWELIEAKLRELPSLREETRRLQRLLIGNAVDLELDSAGRFLVPPRLREHARLDKRAMLVGQLNKFQLWDEDAWNAISEADLMAIKQPGGLPDELRDLIL
- the rsmH gene encoding 16S rRNA (cytosine(1402)-N(4))-methyltransferase RsmH; the protein is MSATSSFRHITVLLEEAVEGLALRADGCYLDGTFGRGGHSRLVLERLGPDGRLLGFDKDPQAIATGQALAADDGRFVIVQRSFAELGEEVRARGLEGKVDGVLLDLGVSSPQLDDPERGFSFLNDGPLDMRMNPDRGQSAAQWIASASEEEIARVFKDYGEERFAKRMARAVVQRRTEKPFERTADLAAVLTVANPAWEKGKNPATRAFQGIRIHVNNELGDLEQGLDAALDSLAVGGRLVVISFHSLEDRIVKQFMRKHAKGEADKLPRDLPVRQAVFEPRLKLLGKPQYASDAELKANPRSRSAVMRVAEKVR
- the ftsL gene encoding cell division protein FtsL, which produces MSRLYAKPLPGGSLLMLLLFAAVLLSAIAVSYSAHWNRKLLNELYAELSVRDKAQAEWGRLVLEQSTWTAHNRIESLASEQLRMRIPDPTEIRMVAP